From the Phoenix dactylifera cultivar Barhee BC4 chromosome 10, palm_55x_up_171113_PBpolish2nd_filt_p, whole genome shotgun sequence genome, one window contains:
- the LOC103723306 gene encoding TLC domain-containing protein At5g14285 has product MDVVIPDYSLFPSFFAMFCLIYLLGRLVVFRKWSPKNRLDASSCFISLFHGTPAVFLALSAILSQPIRGFASPNTNFQNLVLDFSIAYFTTDLLHYLIFIPGDYLFIAHHLATLFVFVTCRYLVLRGAFAILVLLVFAEVTSFCQNAWTLAGLRKEELPTAARIYMFLSPPFYALYSAMRGFAGPVFFYKMSAFYLSGKASDVIPMWVSVSWIVVVGAAIAVSILWISNHWMELFREMNQKEEKKGR; this is encoded by the coding sequence ATGGACGTTGTGATTCCTGATTACTCGCTGTTCCCTTCCTTCTTCGCAATGTTCTGTCTCATATATCTGCTTGGACGCTTGGTAGTTTTCCGGAAGTGGAGTCCAAAGAACCGCCTGGATGCATCGAGCTGTTTCATCTCCTTGTTCCACGGAACGCCGGCTGTCTTCTTGGCTCTCTCTGCAATTCTATCACAACCTATTCGAGGATTTGCCTCTCCCAACACCAATTTCCAGAACCTGGTTCTTGACTTCAGCATTGCCTACTTCACAACTGATCTACTCCACTACCTAATTTTTATCCCTGGAGACTATCTTTTCATTGCCCACCACCTTGCGACGCTCTTTGTGTTCGTCACCTGTCGCTACCTTGTTCTTCGTGGTGCTTTTGCAATACTGGTCCTCCTGGTGTTTGCAGAGGTTACCAGTTTTTGCCAGAATGCATGGACGCTGGCCGGACTCCGGAAAGAAGAATTGCCTACTGCAGCAAGAATATATATGTTCTTATCTCCTCCTTTCTATGCTTTGTATAGTGCCATGAGGGGATTTGCAGGGCCGGTGTTCTTCTATAAGATGAGTGCTTTTTATTTGAGTGGGAAGGCCAGTGATGTGATTCCGATGTGGGTTTCTGTCTCATGGATTGTCGTGGTTGGTGCGGCAATTGCGGTCAGTATCCTGTGGATTTCAAATCATTGGATGGAGCTGTTCAGAGAGATGAatcagaaggaagagaagaaagggaggtAG
- the LOC103723307 gene encoding putative ankyrin repeat protein RF_0381 produces the protein MPQSYFPLRWESTGDQWWYASPIDWAAANGHYDLVRELLHLDANLLIKLTSLRRIRRLETVWDDDARFVDAAKCRSFVARNLLLECEKKNRKNTLIRAGYGGWLLYTAASAGDISFVQELLQRDPLLVFGEGEYGVTDIFYAAARSKNSVVFRLLFDFAVPPRCFAGGGGGRKAANRSGAGVSIFRWEMVNRAVHAAARGGNLDILKELLQGCSDVLAYRDVQGSTILHAAAGRGQVEVVKNLVARFDIINTRDNQGNTALHVAAFRGHLSVVEALITASPSSFPLTNNAGDTFLHMAVAGFRTPGFRRLDQQMELMKQLVCGTIVNVQEIINLRNDDGRTALHMAVIGNMHSGLVELLMTVQSINLNIRDADGMTPLDLLRRHPRSASSEILIKQLICAGGISNSKAYMARSAIASQVKMQGIGTSPGTSFRVSDAEIFLYTGIEASETSGRPSSCSSASRSELPNFGTIGAKKQESSDKKKQNSVSNAAKRLKILLSWHCQKEKKTDTPKKLGDDDSMDSFKKWSEREETPTPLRQRFSRGTSLLNNKRTLSVRSSMPSPATKKKFAAGLMHGVIQAMPHLAPPTWSPSGSSSKSSMSSPTSDKKKGICSQNEPRVGASCSISSVTAGGIMENVSQKSDFVNTRMMNRYFCFGTQGLTLENSVSGQLSARTFKHSVLPVA, from the exons aTGCCGCAATCTTACTTCCCTCTTCGGTGGGAGAGCACTGGGGACCAGTGGTGGTATGCCTCTCCTATCGATTGGGCTGCGGCCAATGGCCACTACGACCTCGTCCGGGAGCTCCTCCACCTTGATGCTAACCTCCTCATCAAGCTCACCTCCCTCCGCCGGATCCGGCGGCTCGAAACCGTCTGGGACGACGATGCCCGCTTCGTGGATGCTGCTAAATGCCGGTCCTTTGTCGCCCGAAACCTCCTCCTCGAGTGCGAGAAGAAGAACCGAAAGAATACACTGATTCGAGCTGGCTATGGTGGTTGGCTGCTCTACACTGCAGCCTCAGCAGGGGATATTAGCTTTGTTCAGGAGTTGCTTCAGAGAGACCCACTTCTAGTCTTTGGAGAAGGGGAGTATGGTGTGACTGATATATTCTACGCTGCGGCGAGGAGCAAGAATTCTGTGGTTTTTAGGCTTCTGTTTGATTTTGCCGTGCCACCAAGGTGCTTcgcaggcggcggcggcggcagaaaggcagcgAACAGGTCGGGTGCTGGTGTTTCGATCTTTAGGTGGGAGATGGTGAACAGGGCTGTTCATGCTGCTGCTAGAGGAGGGAACTTGGATATCCTGAAAGAGCTTCTTCAGGGATGCTCTGATGTCTTAGCTTATAGAGATGTTCAAGGATCTACCATCTTGCATGCTGCTGCTGGCAGAGGACAAGTTGAG GTAGTTAAGAATCTAGTGGCACGTTTTGATATAATTAATACTCGAGATAATCAAGGGAACACAGCACTGCATGTGGCAGCCTTTCGAGGACATTTGTCAGTTGTCGAAGCCTTAATTACTGCATCTCCATCATCCTTCCCTTTGACAAACAATGCTGGAGATACTTTTCTTCATATGGCTGTGGCAGGTTTCAGAACTCCTGGTTTCCGAAGGCTCGACCAACAAATGGAGCTCATGAAGCAGCTGGTTTGTGGAACTATTGTAAATGTTCAAGAGATCATCAATCTCAGGAATGATGATGGAAGGACAGCCCTTCACATGGCTGTGATTGGTAACATGCACTCTGGCCTTGTTGAACTGTTGATGACTGTACAATCAATCAATCTAAACATTCGAGATGCTGATGGTATGACCCCATTGGATCTACTCCGACGGCACCCGCGATCAGCATCATCTGAAATACTGATCAAACAATTGATTTGTGCTGGAGGAATCTCAAATTCAAAGGCCTACATGGCAAGATCAGCCATTGCTTCCCAGGTAAAGATGCAAGGTATCGGAACCAGCCCAGGTACTTCTTTCAGAGTTTCCGATGCAGAGATATTCTTGTACACAGGTATTGAAGCATCAGAAACAAGTGGAAGGCCTAGCTCATGCTCAAGTGCTAGCAGGAGTGAACTACCAAATTTTGGCACCATTGGTGCGAAGAAGCAAGAGTCCTCAGAcaagaagaaacaaaactctGTCAGCAATGCAGCAAAGCGGCTCAAGATTCTACTCAGTTGGCATTgtcagaaggagaagaaaactgATACACCAAAGAAGTTGGGAGACGACGACTCAATGGACTCATTCAAGAAATGGAGCGAGCGTGAGGAGACCCCAACACCTCTCCGACAGCGATTCTCCAGGGGAACATCGCTTCTGAACAACAAGCGAACTCTCTCTGTTAGGAGTTCCATGCCAAGTCCAGCCACGAAGAAGAAATTTGCTGCAGGTTTGATGCATGGGGTCATTCAAGCCATGCCACATCTGGCTCCTCCAACATGGTCTCCATCTGGTTCTTCCTCGAAGTCATCAATGTCATCCCCTACATCAGACAAAAAGAAAGGCATCTGTTCGCAGAATGAACCCCGTGTTGGTGCCTCCTGCTCGATTTCATCGGTCACTGCTGGTGGCATAATGGAGAATGTATCACAGAAATCTGATTTTGTGAATACTAGAATGATGAATCGGTATTTTTGTTTTGGCACACAAGGTCTGACTCTGGAGAATTCAGTCAGTGGACAGCTATCAGCTCGGACATTCAAACATTCAGTTCTACCAGTGGCTTGA